TCTGCCGTGAAGTCTTCTAAACTGGCGCTGATGGTGGCTCTAGTTCCCCTAGCGGCCGTCTATTTTGGCTCTCTTTCCACGCTAGACAGCGCTTTTGTTGCCAAGAGCCTGCTGGTTGTCCTGCCGGTTCAGGCGGGGGCTTGCGCGTATCTGGCCTATCGCTATTGGAGCGGACGGCTCCTGCGGTAGGTGCTGAGCAGCGAGGTTTGAAGAGGGAAGAGGGAAAAGGGAAGAACGAAGAGGGAAGAACGAAAAGAGAAAAGGGAAGAATTGTGAGCTTTTGAGGCCTCTGGTGGATAAGGCGACTGGGTGTGTCCTGATTTTGCAAATTTTCCCTTATCCTCAGTCCTTCCAAGCCGCCCTTTGTAAGTTTGTAGAGTGAGTATCCTTAGCGCCTGTAAAATTTGCCGATGCAACTGATTCCCAAACCGCAAGCCCTCGCTGTGCCATCTTCTGAGTGCCAAACCCTGACGCTGGATGTAGGCGGCATGAAGTGTGCGGGCTGTGTGAAGGCCGTGGAGACGGAACTGTTGCAGCAGCCGGGTGTGGTGGCGGCGACGGTGAACTTGGTGACGGAGATGGCGCTGGTGGAGGCAGAACCGGGCGTGGAGGGAGCAGCGCTGGCGATCGCCCTTACGGAGGCTGGGTTCCCTTCCCAACTGCGCGGTGATTCGGCGGCGAATGGGGCGACAGAAACGCCCGCCGAACGCCAGCAGCACAAGACGCGAGAACGGATGGGGCAACTGGCGATCGCCTGTACGCTGCTGGCTCTCTCGTTTTTGGGCCACCTCAGCGCCTTTGGACTGACGCTGCAAGGGTTGAGCAACATTTGGTTTCATGCAGGGCTGGCAACGCTGGCGCTGCTGTTTCCCGGCCGCAGCATGGTGATCGACGGCTGGCGTGGGCTGCGGCGCGGCGCACCCAACATGAATACGCTGGTCAGCCTGGGCACGCTGACGGCCTACAGCGTTAGCCTGGTGGCGCTGCTGGTTCCGGCGCTGGGCTGGGAGTGCTTTTTTGATGAACCCGTGATGCTAGTGGGCTTTATCTTGCTAGGGCGCACGCTAGAACAGCAGGCCCGCAGCAAGGCGACCGCATCCCTGCAATCCCTGGCGGCGATGCAGCCTAGCACGTCTCGCCGGATTCCTGCTGCGACGGCCACGCTGACGGGCGAGGAGTCGGTGACGCTGGCAACGGAGCAGGTGCGGGTGGGAGACTGGCTGCTGGTGCTGCCGGGGGAAAAAATTCCGGTGGATGGTGAGGTGACGGTCGGCCAGACGACGGTCGATGAGTCGATGCTGACGGGCGAATCGAGTCCCGTGCTGAAGCAGACGGGCGATCGGGTGGCAGCGGGCACGGTGAACCAGACCGGGGCGATCGCCCTCCGCACCACGCGCACCGGAAAAGACACGACCCTGGCGCAAATCATCGCCTTGGTAGAAGCGGCCCAAACCCGCAAAGCGCCGATTCAGCGGCTGGCGGATAGTGTGGCAGGCTACTTTACCTATGGCGTGCTGACGCTGGCGCTGCTGACGTTTCTGTTCTGGTATTTTGTGGGGCTACCCCTCTGGCACGACCCCATTGCCGCGCTGGGTATTCATGAAATTGGGCTGGGCACGGCCCACACCGCCCACCTCGCCCACACGGGGATGACTGGCGACTCGGCCATGATGCACGCCGCCATGCCGTCGCCGCTGTTGCTGAGCCTGAAGCTGGCGATCGCCGTTTTGGTAATTGCCTGTCCCTGTGCATTGGGCCTGGCCACGCCGACCGCCATTCTGGTTGGCTCTAGCCTGGGGGCAGAGCGGGGCCTGCTGATTCGCGGTGGCGATGTGCTGGAAAAGGCGCAGGCTTTGGACACCCTCGTTTTCGACAAGACGGGCACGCTGACCCAGGGCCGCCCGGTGGTGACGGACTGCGTACCGTTGGCGGCGGGCTGGACGGCAGCGCGGCTGCTGCAACTGGCGGCAACGGTTGAAGCCGGAACCACTCACCCGCTTGCTGCGGCGATTCGCCAAGCCGCGCATCAGCAGGCGTTGTCCCTGTTGCCCGCTGCCGAATTCCAGACGCAGCCCGGACTGGGCGTATCTGCACGGGTGGAGGGCGCACGAGTCTACCTGGGCACAGCAAACTGGCTGCGGCAGAATGACGTTTCGCTAGAAGAGGCGGTTTGCGAGCAGGCGCAGGCGATACTGCTCCGCAACACTAGCGCAAACGCCACGACGGGCAAAACCGTTGTCTACGTTGGCGTAGAGCAACAGTGCGTGGGCTTCATGGCGATGCAAGATCCGCTGCGGCCCGATGCCCTTCGTGCAGTGCAGCAACTTCGAGACGCTGGGCTGAGGCTGCGCCTCTTGACGGGTGACCAGCCTGCAGCCGCTAGAGCGATCGCCCAGATGTTGGGCTTTGCGCCCGAAGACGTGCAGGCGGGCCTGTTGCCCCAAGAAAAAGTAGCGGTGATCGCCCAGCTTCAGGCCCAGGGACGGCGGGTGGGCATGGTGGGTGACGGCATCAACGACGCGCCCGCGCTGGCCCAGGCAGATGTCAGCATTTCCCTGCACTCTGGCACGGATGCCGCAATCGAGGCCTCGGAGATTGTGCTGATGGGCGATCGCCTGACGGACATCAGCGCCGCCTTGCGCCTTAGCCGCGCCACCTTCAACAAGATTCGCCAAAACCTGTTCTGGGCCTTTGCCTATAACCTGTTGGGTATTCCCGTGGCGGCGGGCGTGCTGCTGCCCACGCTGGGTCTGATTCTCAGTCCGTCGGCGGCGGGCGGGCTGATGGCGCTCAGTTCCATCAGCGTGATTACAAACTCGCTGCTGCTGCGGTTCTTGAAAAAAGATCTATGACTAGTTCTTTTGTTTTTTCGTAACTGTTGCTGTCTAGATAAATTGCCGCAACTAGTGCCTCGAAGGTTTCGCCTAAGACCGAAGACTGATTCCCAATCCCCTGCTTTTTTTCGCCTTTTCCGAGACGAATAAATTGCTGAATCTTCATCGCTTCGAGAACCTTTCCTAAATTCTCCCGGCTTTCCAGCCTGCTCTTTTCAGTTGTGACGGCTTCGCGGCTCTTGCAGCCCTGCTGAATCAGCATCTCAACCAAGATCGCCTTGAGAATTGCGTCACCGAGGATTCGATCAAGCTCCTGATCTTGGCAGGCTACACCCTGCTGGATTTGCTCTTGAGCAAAGGCTTTGCGAGTTAGCGCTCGAATCAGGAATTCCTTTGTTTCAAAGGTGTAGTATAACTGTTGCTCAATCGCCGCAATATCTTCGAGTTTCATCCTTAGAGGTCAATCACAGAGTCTCTACAACTTGTGACTACACTGTTGAACACGTCGGTTACAGTCCTTTAGCCGGATGATTGATTTTCTCTCCGAGGAAAAAGCGACAAATAAGACGTTAGGGCGTTATTCCCGAACCAGAACTGGTGTTCCCAAGGCGACTGAATCGTAGAGCGCTTCGATATCGGCATTTCGCATCCGCAGACAGCCGTGAGACACTGCCTGCCCCACCGAGTCATCGCGGTTGGTGCCGTGAAAACCGATCGAGTGAACTCCGTCTGTCCAGAAGCTAATCCACCGCGTCCCCAGTGGGTTGCGCAGGTCGTTGCCAATGAGCTCCTTGGTGATGGGATGCTCCCACAGGGGATAGGTCTGGCGATCGATGACGCGAAATGTGCCCTGCGGCGTTTCCCAGCCGTCTTGTCCAATAGCAACGGGGTAGCTGGCCTTGATCTGATCGCCGTGGTAAAAGTACACCTGGCGATCGCTCAGATCCACCACGAGCCGGGGCGTGTGCAGCGGGAGCGTCGTCAGCACCTTGTGAGCAGACTGCACCGGGATAAATCCAGAGGCTTGCAGAGGGGGAGAATCCGCCGCTGGACGGGACTGGACACGAGGAGCAGCCTGCGAAGGAGTGGGCGGCAGGATGCCCGTGGCGAGGGCGGCGATTCGCGAAGCAATCTCTGCGGAAATCGCTCGTTCAGGAGCAGATCGGTTCGAATTCCTGGATGACGCTGAAACCGCCTGCTCCTGGGCTAGAGATCCGGAACGAGACGCAGAACCCACCCGCACCAAAGCTGGCGATTGGGATGCCGCAGACAAAGGAGAGGGTGCAGGGCGAGACGAGGGAGACGGCGGCGTTGGCGAAGGAACTGCTGCGGGAGCAGGCTGGGGTGAAGGGGTTGAGCCTGTCTGGGAAGCAGGTGGCATTGCTGCCTGGGGAGCAACGGGCACAATCGGCGCGATCGCCCCTGGCTGCCACCCACCGGGACGACTCGGCAGGTCGCCCGAAGGAGAGACGGGCGGCAAGGGAGAAACCGTTGCAGACGGCTGCGGGGCAGATGAGCGATGGGCAGCGCGGGGAGAGCGGCTGCGCGACGGCTGATAGGTCAACACCAGCAGCCCCGCCGCCGCAAAGCACAGCATCATGAAACTGCGGGCGATCGCCCACTGTCCCTCTGTGCCCACTGTTCCCAGCGATTCGCGTCTCGCCCTCACCACCGCTATTCGTTCAAATCGTTATTCGTTCAAGGATTCGTTTAAATCGTTCAAACCCGTCAATCGTTCAAACTCGCCCAAGCGCCCTTCTATCTTAGTCCGCCTCGCCAG
The Thermoleptolyngbya sichuanensis A183 DNA segment above includes these coding regions:
- a CDS encoding heavy metal translocating P-type ATPase — translated: MQLIPKPQALAVPSSECQTLTLDVGGMKCAGCVKAVETELLQQPGVVAATVNLVTEMALVEAEPGVEGAALAIALTEAGFPSQLRGDSAANGATETPAERQQHKTRERMGQLAIACTLLALSFLGHLSAFGLTLQGLSNIWFHAGLATLALLFPGRSMVIDGWRGLRRGAPNMNTLVSLGTLTAYSVSLVALLVPALGWECFFDEPVMLVGFILLGRTLEQQARSKATASLQSLAAMQPSTSRRIPAATATLTGEESVTLATEQVRVGDWLLVLPGEKIPVDGEVTVGQTTVDESMLTGESSPVLKQTGDRVAAGTVNQTGAIALRTTRTGKDTTLAQIIALVEAAQTRKAPIQRLADSVAGYFTYGVLTLALLTFLFWYFVGLPLWHDPIAALGIHEIGLGTAHTAHLAHTGMTGDSAMMHAAMPSPLLLSLKLAIAVLVIACPCALGLATPTAILVGSSLGAERGLLIRGGDVLEKAQALDTLVFDKTGTLTQGRPVVTDCVPLAAGWTAARLLQLAATVEAGTTHPLAAAIRQAAHQQALSLLPAAEFQTQPGLGVSARVEGARVYLGTANWLRQNDVSLEEAVCEQAQAILLRNTSANATTGKTVVYVGVEQQCVGFMAMQDPLRPDALRAVQQLRDAGLRLRLLTGDQPAAARAIAQMLGFAPEDVQAGLLPQEKVAVIAQLQAQGRRVGMVGDGINDAPALAQADVSISLHSGTDAAIEASEIVLMGDRLTDISAALRLSRATFNKIRQNLFWAFAYNLLGIPVAAGVLLPTLGLILSPSAAGGLMALSSISVITNSLLLRFLKKDL
- a CDS encoding ribonuclease III domain-containing protein; this encodes MKLEDIAAIEQQLYYTFETKEFLIRALTRKAFAQEQIQQGVACQDQELDRILGDAILKAILVEMLIQQGCKSREAVTTEKSRLESRENLGKVLEAMKIQQFIRLGKGEKKQGIGNQSSVLGETFEALVAAIYLDSNSYEKTKELVIDLFSRTAAAASL
- a CDS encoding L,D-transpeptidase, with the translated sequence MVRARRESLGTVGTEGQWAIARSFMMLCFAAAGLLVLTYQPSRSRSPRAAHRSSAPQPSATVSPLPPVSPSGDLPSRPGGWQPGAIAPIVPVAPQAAMPPASQTGSTPSPQPAPAAVPSPTPPSPSSRPAPSPLSAASQSPALVRVGSASRSGSLAQEQAVSASSRNSNRSAPERAISAEIASRIAALATGILPPTPSQAAPRVQSRPAADSPPLQASGFIPVQSAHKVLTTLPLHTPRLVVDLSDRQVYFYHGDQIKASYPVAIGQDGWETPQGTFRVIDRQTYPLWEHPITKELIGNDLRNPLGTRWISFWTDGVHSIGFHGTNRDDSVGQAVSHGCLRMRNADIEALYDSVALGTPVLVRE